The genomic interval CGTGCGCGCCGGGAACCTGTCCGTCAACTCCCATGCCGGCGTCCGCTACTGGACTCCCTTCGGCGGGTTCAAACAGTCCGGCGTGGGCCGTGAGCTGGGGCCGGACGCCCTGACCGCCTTCACCGAGACCAAGAACGTCTTCATCAGCACGGAGGCCTGACCGCACATGAGCGAGGACATCATCTGCCGCCGCCTGGCCGGCCGCACCGCCGTCGTCACCGGAGCCGGCAGCGGCATCGGTCTCGCGTCCGCGCGCCGGCTCGCCTCCGAGGGGGCCCGCGTGGTCTGCGCGGACGTCGACGAGGTCCGCGGCAAGGCCGCCGCCGAGGAGACCGGCGGGATCTACGTCAACACCGACGTCACCGACCCCGGACAGGTCGAGGCGCTGTTCCGCACGGCGTACGAGACGTACGGCAGCGTCGACGTCGCGTTCAACAACGCGGGCATCTCGCCGCCCGACGACGACTCCATCCTGGAGACGGGCCTCGAGGCGTGGAAGCGGGTCCAGGAGGTCAACCTGACCTCCGTCTACCTGTGCTGCAAGGCCGCCATCCCCTACATGCGGGAGCAGGGCAAGGGCTCCATCGTCAACACCGCGAGCTTCGTGGCCCGCATGGGCGCGGCCACCTCGCAGATCTCGTACACCGCCTCCAAGGGCGGCGTCCTCGCCCTGTCACGGGAGCTGGGCGTGCAGTTCGCGCGGGAGGGCATCCGGGTCAACGCGCTGTGCCCCGGGCCGGTCAACACCCCGCTGCTGCAGGAGCTGTTCGCCGAGGACCCGGAGCGGGCCGCGCGCCGGCTGGTGCACATCCCGCTCGGCCGGTTCGCCGAGGCCGAGGAGATCGCCGCCGCCGTCGCCTTCCTGGCCAGCGACGACTCCTCCTTCGTCAACGCCACCGACTTCCTCGTCGACGGCGGCATCTCGGGGGCGTACGTCACGCCGCTGTAGCGGCCGCCCCACGGTGACGGCGTCCGTCGTTACAGTGCCCGGATGAGTACGACGCCCCCACCCGGCTGGTACCGAGACCCGCACGCCCCCCACCTGGAGCGCTGGTGGGACGGCACGGCCTGGACCGGCCACCGCCGCACACCGGCGCCTGCGCCGCCGCTCCCGCGGGGACAGGGGCCGGGGGCGATCGGCGGCGGGCCTGCCGGTCCGGGCGGCTTCGGCGTTCCCGGCGCACCGGGCTTCCACGCGGGGCCGGGGAGTCCCGGCGTCCCGGGCGGGCCCGGTGGTGGAGATGGTGGTACCGGCGGCTCCGGCGGGGCCAAGGCCGTCGCCCTGACCGTCGCCGGGGCCGCGCTGGTCGCCGCCGTCGTCGCCGGGGCGGTGGCGCTCACCCGCGACGGGGAGGATCCGCAGGCCCGTACCGGCCCCAACCCGACCGCGCCCGCGCCCACCGCGGGACCGACGACGGAACCGTCACCCTCGCCGTCCGCCTCCGAGCCCGCTCCCCAGGACGAGGGCGTGGTCGTGGACGAGCTGAACGGCGTCACGTTCCCGCTCCTCGACGGCTGGGTCCGGCCGCGGCACGTGGTGGAGAAGGACGCCGTCATGACCACCGACGGCACCCACGGCTGCCCCGGCGAGGGCACCCTCTGCCGCGGCGGCCTCGTCGTCTCCCGCACGGTGACCGCCACCGACGAGTCCTCGCCGCGCGCCCTCGCCGAGGCGGACGTCCCCGAAGCCGCCGAGGAGGCCTTCGACGAGGACGCCCTCGGCCGCCGCCCCTACGGCGGCATGACGTCCCACCAGGTCGTGAAGGCGGGCCCGGTCGCGGTGGCGGGCCGCGCCGGGTACCTGGTGCGCTGGCGGGTGACCACCGCCGAGGGACCCGGCGGCCACGTCCAGTCCCTCGTCTTCCCGTCCGGCGTCGGCACCGAGTCCCCGGTCCTCGTCCGGTTCGTCTTCGAGGCGGGCCCGGAGGGACCGCCCCTGGCCGACATGGACCGCATCGCCGAGGGCATCCGCTCCGTCGCCGACCAGTCCTCCGGGGGCGGGGTCGGCAGCAGCATCGGTCCCACCGGCTGAGCCCTACAGGAACGTGCGCCCCTCGCCCCGGTACGTCGGCACGGTCGCCGTCACGGCATCGCCCTCCACCAGGTGCAGCGCGTCGAACCGCTCGCACAGCTCGCCCGCCTTGGCGTGCCGGAACCACACCTTGTCGCCGATCAGCAGGTCGTCGGCGACCGGCCCCAGCAGCGGCGTCTGCACCTCGCCGGCCCCCTCCTGCGGGTCGTGGCGCAGCCCCTCCGGGAGGTACGGCACCGGCAGCCGGTCCGCGCCGGGCGCGCCGGACGCCGGGTAGCCGCCGCCCAGCACCGTCACCACGCCGACCCCGGGCCGCCGTACCACCGGCAGGGCGAACAGCGCTGCCGGACGCCCCCTGAACGACGTGTAGTTGTCGAACAACCGCGGCACGTACAGCCCCGACCCGGCCGCGATCTCGGTCACCGCGTCCTCGGCCGCCGTGTGCTGCACGCTGCCCGTGCCGCCGCCGTTGACGAACTCCAGGTCCGGCACGACCTCCCGGACCGCCTCCACCACCGCGGCCCGCCGCTCGGCGAGTTCACGCCGCGCGACGGCCTGCATCAGCCGCACCGCGCGGGACCGCAGCGGCCGCCCGGCCACCGCGTCCCCGACCCCGGCCACATGCCCCTCGTACGCCATGACGCCCACGACCTCGAACCCCGGCCGCCGGGCCACCGCGCGGGCCACCTCGGCGACCTGGGCGGGGGAGTGCAGCGGGGAACGGCGGGCGCCGATCCGCACGCGTCCGCCCAGCAGCCTGAGCGAGGTGTCCAACTCCAGGCACACCCGCACCACTTCGCCGCCGCCGGCCCGCGCCGCGTCGATCAGGTCGAGCTGCGCCGGGTCGTCGATCATGACGGTGACGGCGGCGGCGAGCTCGGCGTCGGAGGCGAGTTCGGCGTACCCGGCGCGGTCGGCGGACGGATAGGCGAGGAGGACGTCGTCGAAACCGGAGCGGGCCAGCCACAGCGACTCGGCGAGCGTGAACGACATGATGCCCGCGAAACCCTCACGGGCCAGGACCCGTTCGAGCAGCGCCCGGCAGCGCACGGACTTGCTGGCGACCCGGATCGGCTTGCCCCCGGCACGGCGGACCAGATCGTCCGCGTTGGCGTCGAAGGCCTCCAGGTCCACGATCGCGACGGGGGCGTCGAACTGAGCGGTGGCCCGGTCGTAACGGGCCCGGTCGGCGGCGCGCGCAGTCATGACGGCAGCCTGCCAGACCGGATTACCGCAGGGTAGGGGGACGTTCCGGGCAGATGCCGCGGGCCTGCCGACTGGTTCCCGTACGAGCCGCGGCACGCCGTAGAGTGACGCGCACGCACGGCGGCACGGGGCCGGCCCGGCCGTCCGGGCGGATGACGCGCCGGCCGTGCGGGTATCTGTGCCCGGGACGCGTCCGCGCCGGGCCACCTGGCAGCGACACACCGGCCGCGGACGACGAGGACCGGCCCGGGCACGAGGAAACGGGGGGTGCATGAGCACGGAAGCGCGCCGCGCCTCCCTCCCCCCGCGCCCGTCCCACGCCCCCCGCACCGCGGGCGACCCGGGGCCCTTCGACCCCCGCACCCCCCTGGACGACACGCCTCCGCCGCCCCCGGAGCAGCCGGACCGGTCCGCCCCTGACGACACCGGCCACATGGGCGCCCCGCGCTCCGCACCGGACGGACGGGACCCGTCCGGCGCGGGGGACACGGGCGCCGGCCGGGACGGACGGGCGTACGGGGCGCCCGGAGCATGGGGCGACCGCGAAGCCGACGGCGCGGGCAGCGCCGGGACCCCGCGTCCCGCCACCGGCGGGTTCGGCGACCGCGAAGCCACCGGCACTGCCGGCGCCGGGCCGACGTTCCGCCCCAGCGGCGACGGTTCCACCGGCCGCCCGGTCACGCCCCCCGCCACGTCCGGCGAGCGCGGACCCACCGGCTCGGGGAACGCCGAACCGCCGTACCCCCCGGCCGGCGACCGTGCCGATGACCGCGCCGTCACCCCCA from Streptomyces sp. DH-12 carries:
- a CDS encoding DUF2510 domain-containing protein, translated to MSTTPPPGWYRDPHAPHLERWWDGTAWTGHRRTPAPAPPLPRGQGPGAIGGGPAGPGGFGVPGAPGFHAGPGSPGVPGGPGGGDGGTGGSGGAKAVALTVAGAALVAAVVAGAVALTRDGEDPQARTGPNPTAPAPTAGPTTEPSPSPSASEPAPQDEGVVVDELNGVTFPLLDGWVRPRHVVEKDAVMTTDGTHGCPGEGTLCRGGLVVSRTVTATDESSPRALAEADVPEAAEEAFDEDALGRRPYGGMTSHQVVKAGPVAVAGRAGYLVRWRVTTAEGPGGHVQSLVFPSGVGTESPVLVRFVFEAGPEGPPLADMDRIAEGIRSVADQSSGGGVGSSIGPTG
- a CDS encoding 3-oxoacyl-ACP reductase, with amino-acid sequence MSEDIICRRLAGRTAVVTGAGSGIGLASARRLASEGARVVCADVDEVRGKAAAEETGGIYVNTDVTDPGQVEALFRTAYETYGSVDVAFNNAGISPPDDDSILETGLEAWKRVQEVNLTSVYLCCKAAIPYMREQGKGSIVNTASFVARMGAATSQISYTASKGGVLALSRELGVQFAREGIRVNALCPGPVNTPLLQELFAEDPERAARRLVHIPLGRFAEAEEIAAAVAFLASDDSSFVNATDFLVDGGISGAYVTPL
- a CDS encoding amino acid deaminase/aldolase, producing the protein MTARAADRARYDRATAQFDAPVAIVDLEAFDANADDLVRRAGGKPIRVASKSVRCRALLERVLAREGFAGIMSFTLAESLWLARSGFDDVLLAYPSADRAGYAELASDAELAAAVTVMIDDPAQLDLIDAARAGGGEVVRVCLELDTSLRLLGGRVRIGARRSPLHSPAQVAEVARAVARRPGFEVVGVMAYEGHVAGVGDAVAGRPLRSRAVRLMQAVARRELAERRAAVVEAVREVVPDLEFVNGGGTGSVQHTAAEDAVTEIAAGSGLYVPRLFDNYTSFRGRPAALFALPVVRRPGVGVVTVLGGGYPASGAPGADRLPVPYLPEGLRHDPQEGAGEVQTPLLGPVADDLLIGDKVWFRHAKAGELCERFDALHLVEGDAVTATVPTYRGEGRTFL